The nucleotide window GTCGGTCATCCACATCCACTCTTATATTGGCATTCTTGATTTGCAGTGCCAATTTATTTGCATAATCCATGTGTCGTTCTGCTATAGGTATAACCCGTACCTGGGTTGGTGCCAGCCACACCGGGAACATGGGGGCTTTTTCTTTCATTTCCACGGCAGATTTTTCAAGTAAACTGCAAATTACCCGTTCAATACTTCCAGTAGGGCTGCAGTGTAAGATAAGGGGGTGGTGTTCCTGCTCCTCCTGGTCAATGTAGGTGATCCCGAATCTTTCCCCACTTTCCACGTCGATCTGAATGGTAGGGTTTTCAATTGGCCTTCCCAACGCATCAATGGCTGCAAAGTCCATTTTACATATCCAGTAATGTTTACGTTCTGGTAGGATCTCCATGAGCACTGGTTTTCCTATCATGGCTGCTGCTTTATTGATCCAGTCCCGGTTTTCTTCCATGAAATCTGCTGTGGCCCTGAATATAACTTCGTAGTTAACATCCAGATCTTCTCCAGTCTTTTTGCACATTTCAATCTGGCCTTCAAACTCCTGGAGGGATTGCTCAATATCCGCACAGACAGTATGCAGATCAGGCATGGTGAATCCACGGAGCCTTTTTAATCCCACCACTTCCCCTTTCTTCTCTAGACGGAAACTATAGGTTGAAAGCTCGTAGATACCCACTGGAAGGTTTTTCCAGGTTAAGAATGAGTCCGCTAGGATTCTAAATGCTCCGAAACAGGCCGCGAATCTGAGCATGAGATCTTTTTTACCACCGGTCATTCTGTACTGGCGTTCTCCGAATTTTTCAGCGTGCACCCGGATGGCATCGTCTGCCAGATCGTACATGATGGGAGTTTCAACAGGCATGGCACCCCGGTCAGTTACCAGGCTGTAAACATAGTCAGATAAGAGGTCACGGATGAGCCGGCCTTTAGGGTACCATCGGAGGTGTCCCACATCAGCGGATGGTTCGTAATCAGCCAGTTTTTTCTCGCGCATAAGCTTCACATGTGGTGGTTCCTCACCAGTGGATTCTCCCCTTCCCAGTTCGTAGTCCACCAGTTTTTTAAGATCGGTGCTCTGGTAATCATAGGTTTCAGTGTCCAGAAGCTCTCCGTCTTTTAACATGTAAAAGTGTGATTCTTCTTCATCTGCAGATTCTTCTTCTTTTTCTTCAGTAGATTCAGAGGTTATACTCCTGGAGAGTTCTGATAGTGGGTGTCCTTTACAGGAGACTTCAAATGATTTGTACCATCCGAAGGGTACTCTGTTAACAACTAGATCCATGCCCTGGAGTTCTGATTCCAGGTTGGTGAGAATTTCTTTGGCTGCATCAGGAGCGCCTAAAGATGAACTTAAATGAGCGTAAGGGTAAATTACAATGTTTTCTGCTTTAACTTTACCCGATATATCCATTATCTCTTTCACAGCGTTTTCAACCACTGCCACGGGGTTTTCTTCATCTTCTTTTTCTACGGCGGTGAAAACCACCAGGGCGTTTTCAAACTGGCCTTTCTTCTTTTCGTCGTCTATTTTCTCTGCGATTCGTGTTTTGGATTTGGTCTGGTACTTCAAATGATCAGAATGAATCAAAAGTATGCGCATACTACCACCTTAATAATAAACTCAGTTAGTCATATGTTAATTTAATCATGTGTTAATTTATACAGTCAAAACTGTGCACTTAAAAATAAAGTTCTGTCTTGATGTTATTTATAAGCTACCTCTTCTTTTTTAGACTTCCCCAGTGACTGGTTTAACAGTTCTTTTGGGTAGAATTTCCAATGATGTTAACTGATATTTAAATGTTAAATGAAAATTTAGAATCTTAATGAAAAGTTAATAATGTAAATAG belongs to Methanobacterium sp. Maddingley MBC34 and includes:
- a CDS encoding threonyl-tRNA synthetase (PFAM: Anticodon binding domain; tRNA synthetase class II core domain (G, H, P, S and T); Archaea-specific editing domain of threonyl-tRNA synthetase~TIGRFAM: threonyl-tRNA synthetase); its protein translation is MRILLIHSDHLKYQTKSKTRIAEKIDDEKKKGQFENALVVFTAVEKEDEENPVAVVENAVKEIMDISGKVKAENIVIYPYAHLSSSLGAPDAAKEILTNLESELQGMDLVVNRVPFGWYKSFEVSCKGHPLSELSRSITSESTEEKEEESADEEESHFYMLKDGELLDTETYDYQSTDLKKLVDYELGRGESTGEEPPHVKLMREKKLADYEPSADVGHLRWYPKGRLIRDLLSDYVYSLVTDRGAMPVETPIMYDLADDAIRVHAEKFGERQYRMTGGKKDLMLRFAACFGAFRILADSFLTWKNLPVGIYELSTYSFRLEKKGEVVGLKRLRGFTMPDLHTVCADIEQSLQEFEGQIEMCKKTGEDLDVNYEVIFRATADFMEENRDWINKAAAMIGKPVLMEILPERKHYWICKMDFAAIDALGRPIENPTIQIDVESGERFGITYIDQEEQEHHPLILHCSPTGSIERVICSLLEKSAVEMKEKAPMFPVWLAPTQVRVIPIAERHMDYANKLALQIKNANIRVDVDDRPETVGKKIRNAGGEWASYVIVIGDREMEGGSELTVNVRETGQKVSMGLQELIDVIKLETEGKPYRPLPLPMDISRRVNF